GGCGGCCGGTGGGCCGCGACGCGATGGGGATGGACGTTCGTCGCCCTGCTGCTGGCGGTCCTTCTCGTACAGGCCTACCAGAAACGGTTTTGGTGCCGGAACCTCTGCCCGCTGGGGGCCCTGCTGGGCCTCGTGGGTTCCACGAGCCCCCTGCGTCCGCGCATCTCCAGCAAGTGCGTGCGGTGCAACAAGTGCCGCGAGCAGTGCAAGATGGGCGCGTTCGAGCCGGGCCCTGTAGTGAGAGATACTCTCTACTACAGGGCGGGCGGGGAAGGGACACCGTATCGCAGCATCGTCCAGGAATGCATCCTCTGCTATGCGTGCGAGCGCAGCATGTGTCCCGTCGAGGCGATTCACATCGGCGTCGGCCGGCCGGCGCCGGTCCGGCCCGCCGCAGGCGCGTGCCCGAGCCGGCGGGCGTTCCTGGGGTCGGCGGCGGTCGGCGCGGTTCTCGCGCCGGCGCTTCTCCTCGACCGGCGTTCGCGCGAGAAGGAAGAGTCGAACCCGATGCTGCGACCGCCAGGCGCCCTAAAGCCGGACGGCGATTTCCAGGCCGCCTGCGTCCGCTGCGGCGCGTGCATGCGCGTCTGCCCGACGAACGCCCTGCACCCCTCGGGGATCGAAAACGGCATCGCAGGCCTCTGGACGCCCGCGTTCGTCTTCAACATCGGCTACTGCGACTACACGTGCAACGCCCATGCTGGGGAAGCGGGTGAGGACCGGCCGGCGAACCTCTGTGCGACGGTCTGCCCGACGGGGGCGATCGCTCCCCTCGCGCGGGCCGAGAAGAATGAGTGGCGGATCGGCACCGCCGTCTTCGACCACGACCGCTGCCTGCCGTGGGCGCGCGGCG
Above is a window of Planctomycetota bacterium DNA encoding:
- a CDS encoding 4Fe-4S binding protein, with the translated sequence GGRWAATRWGWTFVALLLAVLLVQAYQKRFWCRNLCPLGALLGLVGSTSPLRPRISSKCVRCNKCREQCKMGAFEPGPVVRDTLYYRAGGEGTPYRSIVQECILCYACERSMCPVEAIHIGVGRPAPVRPAAGACPSRRAFLGSAAVGAVLAPALLLDRRSREKEESNPMLRPPGALKPDGDFQAACVRCGACMRVCPTNALHPSGIENGIAGLWTPAFVFNIGYCDYTCNAHAGEAGEDRPANLCATVCPTGAIAPLARAEKNEWRIGTAVFDHDRCLPWARGEECLTCEEMCPVTPRAISHRTVEVANNEWLKMPDDRRNRYEQLEAKREEDLSAIARRATAEGLTPAEEAELETMPPKMRPLALPYLLPCRCIGCGVCENVCPVDGSSGIRVERLQAGAAPSGGGGKGKGPGPRARRGRGRG